The sequence TCCTTCCGCAGCAACGCGTTTCCTCCAATTAAAAGAAGCACGACTTTGAGAATAGACAAATAACAATTCTCCACCTTATTCTCAAAGCCTTCAATCTACACCAATGAAAAAACCAAGCTCAAAGACATACCTCCGAAAGCAAACTTTGATCACCAACACCATCACAAACACAGATAACTACGAAATTTCCCAAAACAACCATCAAGCTTGTGAAACCAACTTGATAAGACTCATACAGTAAACAAACTTAGAGACAGAAATGGCCTTAGTTAACATATCAGCAGCATTGTTATCTGTAGACACTTTCTTCATTCGAACAACTCCCTTTTCAATGATATCCCTCACAAAGTGCAACCTGACATCAATATGTTTGGATCTTTCATGGAATGTCTGGTGTTTCACCAAACAAAGAGCACTCTGACTATCACATTTAATATCTACACAATCTTGATTTATATCAAAATCTGACAACAAACCTTTAAGCCAAATAGCCTCCTTAACTGCCTCAGTAATGGCCATGTACTCAGCTTCTGTTGTAGAGAGTGCTACAACATGTTGAAGAGAGGACTTCCAGCTTATAGCTGAACCAAATAGAGTGAATACATACCCAGACTGAGATCTTCTATTATCTAAATTTGCTGCATAATCAGAGTCACAAAAACCTTCCAAACAAGAATCTGaacttcctgaactcctttgaaATAAAATTCCTCTATTTGCACTGCCCTTGAGATACCTTAACACCTTCTTAAGTGCTTCCCAGTGATCTCTTCCAGGCTTTGACATATATCTACTAGTAACACTAATAGCATGTGCTATATCAGGCCGAGTACACACCATTGTGTACATCAAGCTCCCAACTAAGTTTGAATATGGAACATCCATCATATCTCTCTGCTCATTCAGACTTTGAGGACATTGTTTATCAGATAACTTATCATTCTGAGCTAAAGGAACAGACAAAACCTTAGCTTCATGTAAGTTGAACTTCCTTAAAACCTTATGAATATAATCTTCATGTCCAAGCCAAATAACCCCAGCAGCTCTGTTTCTCCTTATATCCATTCCAAGGATCCTCTTAGCTGCACCCAAATCTTTCATGTCAAAGCATTTACTAAGATCAGACTTGACCTTATTAATTTCAGATTTATCCTTTCTAGCaataagcatatcatcaacatataacAAAAGATATACTACTGAAACTCCATCATTTCTTTTCACATAGACACAATTGTCATATTCAGATTTAACAAATCCTATCCTTTCCATATGCTCATCAAACTTTAGATGTCATTGTCTAGGACTTTGCTTTAACCCATACAATGACTTCTGAAGTAAACAAACCTTTCCTTCTTTATTTGGCTGAACAAAACCTTCAGGTTGACTCATGAGAATCTTCTCTTCCAATTCTCCATGCAAGAAGGCTGTTTTTACATCCATCTGTTCCAACTCCAGATCAAAATAAGCAGTGATAGCTAACATAACTCGAATGGAAGTGTGTTTCACAACAGGTGAGAACACCTCAGTGTAGTCAATTCCTTCCTTTTGAGTGAATCCTCTGGCTACAAGTCTTGCCTTGTACCTCACCTGCTCCTTTTCAAAACACTCAACCTTCCTTTTATAAATCCATTTACAAGTAACTAATTTCCTGCCAGTTGGCTTAGTTACTAAAATCCATGTTCCATTTGTTTCCAGTGATTCCATTTCTTCCTTCATAGCTAGCAACCACTTGTCTCTTTCTGGACTCTTCATAGCCTCAGTATAGTTCTTAGGTTCTTGATATTCAAGCTCCTCAGCTACACTGAGAGCATAATAAACCATCTCTGCATGAGCATATCTTGCAGGTGGATTTATAGTTCTCCTTTCTCTGTCTCTTGCTAGCATATAGTCTCTTAAAGGGCTCTCTGAACTAACATGTTCATCAGTTTCTTGCTCAATTAAAGCATCTTCTGCAAACTGATCTTCCCATACATCTGTAGGTTGCTCCACCTGAACAGTATCTAtctcttttcctttctttgaAACCTGACTGTCAAGATATGGCATGTTGGTTTCATCAAAAGTAACATCTCTACTGATGATCACCTTATTGTTTGTATCCTCAGTACACCAGAGTTTGTATCCCTTCACTCCTTGAGGATATCCCAACAAAATACACTTTAGAGCCCTGGGTTCTAGTTTATCTTGTTTAATATGAGCATAGGCTCTGCATCCAAACACCCTTAAGGCAGAATAACTAGGAGCCCTTTTATACCAAACTTCATCTGGAATTTTAAACTCTATTGCAGATGAAGGAGAACAGTTTATTAAGTGACTAGCTGTAACCACTGCCTCTGCCCAAAACTTTTTAGGTAAACCAGATTCTAACAGCATGCATCTTACTTTCTCCAATATTGATCTATTCATTCTCTCAATtactccattttgttgaggaTTCCCAGGTACTGTCCTATGCCTTTTAATTCCTTTACTAGCACAGAAACTATTAAACTCAGATGATACAAACTCCAATCCATTATCAGTTCTTAGGCATTTTAGTTTAGTACCTTTctcattttcaacttcattacaCCAGATCTTAAACTTCTCTAGAGCTTCTGTTTTATCCTTTAAGATATAAATCCAAAgctttctagaaaaatcatccatTATTGACATGAAGTATCTGCCTTTTCCCAAACTTTCAGTTCTAGAAGGTCCCCATAAATCTGAATAAACATAATCTAAAGGAGCTGTAGATAGATGTTTACCAGTTTGATAGGGCAGCTTTTTGCTTTTTCCAAGAATGCACTGCTCACAGACTTTCAGTTTGGCTGAGCTTGAACCACTGATCAGAGATTTCTTCATCAGCTCATTGATACCCCTTTCACCAATATGCCCGAGTCTTTTATGCCAGAGAGCTGTCTTATCTTCTTTGATACTCCCTGCTTCTCCAGCCACAGTATCAGCAAGAAGGTAATATAGACCATTGCTTCTGACACCTTTCATTACTACTGAAGAATTCTTTATGATTTCCATTCCAGCCTTTGATGACTTCTACTCATAGCCCTTCTTCTCAAGTGATCCAAGAGAAATGAGGTTTCTCCTGAGAGATGGGATATATCTGACTTCTTGCAGCAATCTTAGGGAGCCATCATGTAATTTGAGTTTTATACTGCCAACTCCCTTTACTGCACAGGCTTGATCATTGCCTAACAGTACAGTTCCTCCTTCTTGGTGTTCCAGTTCATCAAACCAAGATTCATGAGGGCACATATGAAAGGAAAAACCTGAATCTAGTACCCATTTTTCTTCAATGGACTGCTCCACCACATTCAAGGCCTCTGCAACATCACACTGTTCAGAAGCTTCTTTAGTTTGAGGTTTTGCTTGTCCTTGAGCATGCTTCTTCTTCCATGCTGGGCAGTCCCTCTTCCAATGACCACTTTTCTTACAATGATAGCATTTTTGTGCATCATCATCCTCAGATTTCTTATCATCTTTCTGCCATGGTTTCTTGgcatctttcttggctttcttGTTCTTCTGCTTTTGAGAATCTTGCCAGGGTTTCTTTTGTTTTGCAGTCAGTCCTTCCCCTACATTTTCTTGTTTAGATGTAGAGGCCTTCTGTAGCTCTTTGGCCTTCAGAGCTGACTGGACTTCTTCTACAAAAATGTCCTTCTCTCTTCCATACAGCATAGCATCCTTTAAATGATCAAAGGACTTTGGTAGAGCATTCAGCAATATTATGGCTTGATCCTCATCACTGACTTTCACTTCAACATTTTCCAAATCATCAATGATTTTGTTGAAGTGCTCCAATTGATCTTCAATTGACTTATCCTCCACCACCTTGAAGGAATAAAGTCTCTGCTTCATGTAGGGCTGGGAAGTTCGGgctcgggtatcgggtacccgattacccgacccaaaaaatcgggtatcgggtaccctatacccgaaaaattcgggttcggggtcgggatcgggtatttagggtgttagaaaatcgggtatcgggtatacccgaaatacccgaataatttatttaatatattttaatatatttaattatatttaatacttATGAAACAGCTGTACTCATGTTCCCTTCGGCGGTTCGGCCCTTCCCAATGTTCCCATTTCCCAAGTTGACAAGTTCCCATTTCCATTTGGAATTGGAATCCCAGCGGCGACCCCAAATTTCAATCCCAAATTCCAATTCCAATCCCAGCGGCGACCCCACTCCAGAAGTCGTTCCCGTCTCCGGCGACCCAGCGGTAGCCCCTCGCCCGCCCGCCGTCGCCGTCGTTCACAAACCGCCAGTCCCACCGCGACCCTCGCACAGTCGAGCCCTCGTTCCGCCGCCGAGCTTGTCGCCCCACAGCAGCTGTgccgcctccgagctccgacGACCGTCGAcagccgagcttcttcttcgtcttttttttttttttcatacagATTTCGATTTACAGAATTTTTGGTAAATGTTTCTCCATTTATGATGTAGATGAAGTCTCTGTATTATATGAATTCATAGATTCATTTCCGATTTAGGGATTTAcgtttttttgaattttgacaGTGGAGTGAATTTTCCAATTTCTGGCAGCGTATTTCATATTCATCTTggtcgggtaatttagggtacccgaatacccgattcgggtacccgaatcgggtattagggtacccgatttcaaaatcgggttcgggatcgggtaggTGTTTTGGTCGATTTTcaggttcgggtacccgattttttcgggtagggtacccgaacccgacccgattcccacccCTAGCTTCATGTACAGTCGATTAGCAAGGGATTTTGCCATATATAGTGACTCCAATTTTGCCCATACTGCTGCAGCTGATGGCTCCTTTGACACCTCCCTTAAGACCTTATCACCAAGACACAGGATGGTAAGACTATGTGCCTTTTCTTGGATCTCAATTCTTTTGAGAGCAGCTTCTGCAGCCTTTGCATCTGGTTTCTTGTCATCTGTATCAAGAGAAATAGATGAGGATCCAGAATCTCCATCCTTGAGTGCTGATGCAAGCCCTTGTTGAGTCAAGAGAGCTTTCATCTTGATTCTCCAAAGTCCAAAATCATTCTTCCCTGTGAACTTCTCAGTTTCCAGCTTAGTTGATCCCATAGCTTTAAACACCTTCAAACCCTGAAATTGAACCTCCAATCGTGGGAAaaattcccacagacggcgccacttgttgtGCAATCAACTAAGAACTCAAATAAAACCGCAAGAACACAGCAGTTTACGTGGTTCTGGATAAATCCCTACATCCACGGGCCAAGAAATCGAGCTCGACTTTATTCACTATCAATGGAGAAATTTCAGTACACCAAAGTAATCAACACTCAATAAAACCTCTCACAAACTTTGAAGAGAGAACCCAGAGATCTAGACTACAACCCGTACAGAAATCACACACCCCAAAACAGAAAGAAAACTCTCAGCTGCGCTCAAGATTCTGCAACTCCGATTCGACCTCTGCTGAATGAAGACGATGAAGTTAGTTATAACTAACTTCAGTCTGATCTGATCAGAGCCGTTCATCAAAACCAACGGACAAGATTAAAACCCAGCAACTAATAAGTATTGCAGATACGTCCCTCCGTGTTTCTGAACTTTGCACATCAATCCTTCCGCAGCAACGCGTTTCCTCCAATTAAAAGAAGCACGACTTTGAGAATAAACAAATAACACTTTGCTCTCCTTAAAAAAGTTTTTCTTGATAAATTTACTTTGCATTAAATTAAAGTAATCTGATTGCCTAATTTTACATTTAATATAGGGaaagtaatttaattttgaaaacaaggaaagtTAGAAAAGATGATTCTATAAAgcgaaaaacaaaaatatcatattttatttgaggggtaaaaaaaaatcatttaattaTATCTTTTGGAAATAGTAGAGGATCTTTTTATAGTGTTCAAGTATCTACACCTAGGCATTCATTCCCGCCACATATAGAAAACCCTTGAgaaaaaccctagcctccacTCTCGCTAAACCCCACTCATACACATCCTCTGCAAATTCCCCAAAACCTTCAGCCATCATCAATGGACGCTCAAGCCGTGAAATCAAACCTCGTCCTAATCCTCGACTTCGGCTCCCAGTACACGCATCTCATCACTCGCCGAATCCGCGCCCTCAACGTTTTCTCCCTCTGCATCAACGGCACGTCCTCTTTGAAATCCATCGCCGATTTGAACCCGAGTGCAATCATCCTCTCTGGGGGCCCCCACAGCGTCCATGCGCCTGACGCGCCGTGCTTCGCGCCCGAGTTCATCGAGTACGTGGAGTCAAAAAATGTCGCCGTTCTAGGCATATGCTACGGGCTGCAGCTGATCGTGCAGCAATTGGGGGGTGAGGTCAAGGTCGCCGGGAAGCACGAGTATGGAAGGATGGGGATTGAGGTGGAGAAGGTCGAGGGATTGTTTGGGAATAAGAAGGTTGGGGATAAGCAGAGCGTGTGGATGAGCCATGGCGACGAGGCCGTCAGGCTGCCGGAGGGGTTTGAAGTGGTCGCAAGGAGCCACCAGGGGGCCGTTGCCGCCATTGAGAATCGAGCTAGGGGTTTTTATGGATTGCAGTATCATCCTGAGGTATTTTCCCCTATTTCATCTATTTGTTCGATTTTGTTTGGAatatgataatattaatttttgttttttttttaattgaaattagcTGGTTCAGATGTTTATTACTAGGTTATTTAGTTCGATCATGGCATTTGCTGGTTTAAAATGACTTTTAATCTGATTATCTGTGAGTATGATGTTGTGAAGAGAAAGAAAACTAATTATTCTTTGCAGGTAACACATTCACCGGAAGGAATGGATACACTTAAATATTTCTTGTTTGACATATGTGGAATTAGTGCTAATTGGAAGATGCAAGACATTCTTGACGAGGAGCTCAAGGTGATTAAAAGTACAGTCGGACCGGATGATCTTGTCATCTGTGGGCTGTCTGGTGGCGTGGACTCGACTGTTGCAGCTACTCTTGTTCATAAGGCTATTGGAGATAGGCTTCATTGTCTTTTTGTTGACAATGGATTATTAAGGTGCTCATTTAAGATGAGTGATGTTAGTTGCTCTTGatacgttttatgtttatttatattCTAATTATCTTGTTCGTTCTTTGATTCTTCTATAGGTGgcgtgagagggagagagtgatGGAGACATTTGAGAGAGATCTTCATTTACCTGTTACTTGCATTGACGCTTCAGAGCAGTTTCTCAGCAAGCTAAAAGGTGTTACAGAGCCTgagaagaaaaggaaaatcaTTGGGGAGGAATTCATTAATATATTTGATTCTTTTGGTCAAGAATTGAAGCAGAAATTGGGAAAGGAACCTGTGTATTTGGTACAAGGAACCTTGTATCCTGATGTGATCGAATC comes from Salvia miltiorrhiza cultivar Shanhuang (shh) chromosome 3, IMPLAD_Smil_shh, whole genome shotgun sequence and encodes:
- the LOC131015673 gene encoding uncharacterized protein LOC131015673, which produces MDAQAVKSNLVLILDFGSQYTHLITRRIRALNVFSLCINGTSSLKSIADLNPSAIILSGGPHSVHAPDAPCFAPEFIEYVESKNVAVLGICYGLQLIVQQLGGEVKVAGKHEYGRMGIEVEKVEGLFGNKKVGDKQSVWMSHGDEAVRLPEGFEVVARSHQGAVAAIENRARGFYGLQYHPEVTHSPEGMDTLKYFLFDICGISANWKMQDILDEELKVIKSTVGPDDLVICGLSGGVDSTVAATLVHKAIGDRLHCLFVDNGLLRWRERERVMETFERDLHLPVTCIDASEQFLSKLKGVTEPEKKRKIIGEEFINIFDSFGQELKQKLGKEPVYLVQGTLYPDVIESCPPPGSGRTHSHTIKSHHNVGGLPKNMKLKLIEPLKLLFKDEVRELGKIMGVPEGFLKRHPFPGPGLAVRVPGDVTLGNHLDILRKADEIFIQSIKDAGIYDSIWQAFAVFLPVLTVGVQGDQRTYSYAIALRAVTSHDGMTADWYDFDHKFLADLSTKICNEVAGVNRVLMDITSKPPSTIEWE